A single region of the Chelonoidis abingdonii isolate Lonesome George chromosome 23, CheloAbing_2.0, whole genome shotgun sequence genome encodes:
- the LOC116821949 gene encoding solute carrier family 2, facilitated glucose transporter member 5-like, whose amino-acid sequence MTLLLAGVTLVSTFGSSFQYGYNVSVINSPAVIMQEFYNQTYLDRKGIPMESSFQTLLWSLTVSMYPLGGFFGSLMVGPLVNKCGRKGTLLINNVFSIVPAILMGTSKVAKTFEVIILSRIIVGICAGLSSNVVPMYLGEMSPKNLRGAVGVVPQLFITIGILIAQILGLTNILGNVEGWPVLLGLTGIPAVVELLLLPFFPESPRYLLIQKGNEEQARQALKKLRGWDDVDDEIEEMRQEDQSEKLEGRLSVFNLCTFQALRWQLISIIVMMMGQQLSGINAIFYYANEIFKSAGVNENNVQYVTVGIGAVNVFMTCVAVFIVESLGRRLLLLVGFGICCVSCAVLTVALNLQATVSWMQYLSIACVIIYIIGHAIGASPIPFVMITEMFLQSSRPAAFMVGGSVHWLCNFTVGLVFLYMVEGLGAYCFLVFCAICLATFIYIFIIVPETKGKTFMEINQSMAKRNKVEIQMDKEKLNDFQPTLETLKKNEEGYSVSGL is encoded by the exons atgacgcTTCTGCTCGCGGGTGTAACGCTGGTGTCCACCTTTGGATCGTCTTTCCAGTACGGTTACAATGTCTCCGTGATCAACTCTCCAGCTGTG ATCATGCAAGAGTTTTACAATCAAACCTACCTTGACAGGAAGGGCATCCCAATGGAGAGCAGCTTCCAAACGCTGCTCTGGTCTCTCACAGTGTCTATGTACCCACTCGGAGGTTTCTTTGGGTCCCTTATGGTCGGCCCTCTGGTGAACAAATGTGGCAG AAAGGGCACTTTGCTGATAAATAACGTCTTCTCCATTGTCCCCGCCATCCTCATGGGAACCTCCAAGGTGGCAAAGACCTTTGAGGTGATCATCCTCTCGCGAATCATCGTGGGAATATGCGCTG GCCTGTCTTCCAATGTCGTTCCCATGTACCTGGGAGAGATGTCCCCCAAAAACCTGAGAGGTGCGGTCGGGGTGGTGCCCCAGCTCTTCATCACCATTGGCATCCTTATAGCTCAGATCCTGGGTCTTACTAACATCCTTGGAAACGTTGAAG GCTGGCCGGTGTTACTAGGGCTAACTGGGATCCCTGCAGTGGTGGAACTCCTTCTGTTGCCCTTCTTTCCTGAGAGTCCCAGGTACCTACTGATACAGAAGGGCAATGAAGAACAAGCCAGACAAG CTCTGAAGAAGCTGAGAGGCTGGGATGACGTGGATGATGAGATCGAAGAGATGCGTCAGGAAGATCAGTCAGAAAAGTTGGAAGGTCGTTTGTCTGTGTTCAACCTCTGCACCTTCCAGGCCCTGCGGTGGCAGCTCATCTCCATCATTGTCATGATGATGGGCCAGCAGCTTTCTGGAATTAATGCG ATCTTCTACTATGCAAACGAAATCTTCAAGTCTGCAGGTGTGAATGAAAACAATGTGCAGTATGTCACCGTGGGGATAGGTGCAGTCAATGTGTTCATGACTTGTGTAGCG GTTTTCATCGTTGAGTCCCTGGGGAGGAGACTTCTGCTTCTTGTTGGCTTTGGGATCTGCTGTGTATCCTGTGCTGTGTTAACGGTGGCCCTCAATCTCCAG GCCACTGTCTCCTGGATGCAGTACCTCAGCATAGCCTGCGTCATCATCTATATCATTGGACACGCTATCGGAGCTA GTCCAATCCCCTTTGTGATGATAACTGAAATGTTCCTTCAGTCGTCCCGGCCTGCAGCCTTCATGGTGGGTGGATCTGTGCATTGGCTCTGCAACTTCACGGTGGGGCTCGTCTTCCTTTATATGGTG GAAGGGCTTGGAGCCTATTGCTTCCTTGTCTTCTGCGCCATCTGCCTGGCCACCTTCATTTACATCTTCATCATTGTCCCCGAAACCAAGGGCAAAACCTTCATGGAGATTAATCAGAGCATGGCCAAGAGGAACAAGGTAGAAATCCAGATGGACAAAGAAAAGCTGAATGATTTCCAGCCCACCTTGGAGACACTGAAGAAGAACGAAGAAGGATACTCCGTCAGTGGGCTCTGA